GttatttagtatattttttgtatgttttgtgtatatttttagtataccCTCATATATACCCTCATATAATTCTTAGTATactatttctttttatatcttaacgcaatttaaagattaaaatgacaaaatgtATCCAACttatctaattttaatattatatctaGAATATTGTTCATATGTTTCTCAGCTTGTTATATGTACTgattatttcatttttcattatAATGGTTTGgtataacttttgaatttttatatattttgtatatttgttatatttatttatttgttacaTGAACTATTATTTAAGATGATTACAATGTTTATACTAATCGAATTTTGTATACTTCatgtatattattataatattttatatattattagaaTACTTATTGGATTTTGTAATAACTTGTGTTTATTTGTAATGATTTCAAACTAATCTCATTTTGATATTTACCTtctgtatattttatatatattgtatatttgTTATAAGTACTAATTTGTTATATgtactcattttttttatttttttaaataaagactATAATATTCTGATATTTTTTTGTATGTTATATGTATACTTTAAAGTAGTAATATATACTAATTGCTATATGAAATGATTCTTTTATTTTAGatgattatagtgttttggTATACTTTATGTATGTTTTAAGTATACTGTAATTGCATAATTTGTAATTGATTGATTATAGTTGACATTCAAAGAACATAAGGTACAATCTTATGTTTCTTTTCTACTTTTTGCAGTTTTGTTATATACTTTATGTATACTTTGTTtctttcaaatattaaaattctctATTGGTATTATCTTGTGTATTGTATATtgtttgtatatttattgtataTTGGTACATCTTGCATTTCTTTTATTTCCGTTTTCAATGTTTTTGTATACCTTATGTATATTTTCTGTATACTTactgtgttttattttttttattaatgatcAGAAATGGAATAAATAGCAGTTATCATCTATTATAATGAAAAAACAGCTATTTTTCCACCTTATGGTAAACTTGCATCAGAAAGGCCTAAAACGAAAATACAAGACATCATGGGAGAAAAAGAAATCAGTAACATGACGAAGATATAGACAACAGGGGTATAATAATAagatttgtaaaaatttggtaaAGAGAAACATGTAAtagtttgatattattttaattcataaccttccattgaatttttaaattttttagaattgATATAAGCATTATTGCTCACTGTGTTTGTTATACCTTatgtatactttatgtatatCCTTCACATGCCTTTTACGTTTATAGTTTCTGATTACAGTATGTTCGTATACTTTATGTATACAATATGTATACCAACAATATTCAATTAAAcactttttatcaaattattaaccAAATGAGATATTAAGTAACAAACTATACACAAAatctaacaaaatataaaaaaagatgcAGGTAAGAAGTCAAAAAGTATACGACTAATataacaaaatcattttcaacagtttatataaattatttagccCAATAAAAGACTTAGCTAGTAGAGTATACAAAACGAATACTAAAAGTAGACAAAATAGTATACAACAATAATTTGAACTGAATTTCaaataactaattttaaaatttcaaaacaaacataaCTTTCTGTAtactttaaatatatcaaaaccacaatattctttctttctctctctaacttCTCTCTATACTGTAAATAAAgtatacataatttaattagccttaaaattgtaatttaaaatttattaatttggatgaactttgtcattttaatcttttaatatcgttaatatataaaaagaaataacaaattaaaattatgtgaGGGTATActaaaagtatataaaaagtATACTAAAAATAACAACAACAGTAGCTCTAGAAAACAACAGCAATAGTAAGAGAAAACAGAAAACAACAGTAGTAGCaacatgaaaaaacaacaacagtAACATCACAAAAAACTAAGCAATTCTTAAATCTGAAATCGATTGAAATTGATTTTTAGCTGAAATCGATTTAAACCGGCTTCGATCGATTCCGCGTGAAATAGATTTCAATCGCTAAGCGCAACTAAGAAGGATAGTCTAAGTCAAGGATTGTCCAGTGAAAAGAAAACCAATTAAATTATACAACCCTTAAGAGATTAATTGATCTtcgattttgttttaaaaaaatgcgAATCTTCAAGCaattagagagaaaaaaatCGTTGTCGGCAGTGGCGCAAATTGACAACTTCAGAAAACAGTTAGagattaaaaatagaaattaaattgcAAAGCAATCCTCTTCAATGTCGATGGTGACTGTGTTGCCGAAAAGAGAGAGTAAAAGAGGGAGTAAATAAAACAGAATCTTGATTGAATTAGGTCAAATTGAAGAAAAGAGGACAACTGTTACCAAGCAAATGAGAGAAAATGGAAGAAGAAAGGTTACGTGTTAGACAAAAACTAATGAAGCCTATTAAGTGCTGAGTCAAATAAAAACAAGCCCATTAagtgttgaaaataaaataaaacttttactGCAAATAATTTGTTGACcacgtatttttaaaattattttctaaaaataagtGCTACATATAATTTCCTCTTTAATTTTTGTCTTTGTTATGGCCCGCCATTTACCATATGATTAGGATCCATGTACTGACGTGGCTACAAAAATAGTCTGATTACTTATTGGGCTTTGTACATAAATGCTTGAATTGGGCTATGGATATGCAAAAATACTCTGATATTGAAACTTAAGCACAATTACGCCTTTTTCAATGAACTTTATGCACTAGTACGCTTTTTAAGAAACTGAGATCATTTATATGTTGAAAAAAGTCAAAACATCCAATActccaaaattttcacccaCCTCATCTTTCTTCTTGTCCATTGTTTATGGTACCTGTTACTTTAAATTATTtcatcaaaattgaaaaattattttctttatccattttttcatcaatcaaattaaaaaaaaaagaacaataatttaaagtaaaaatatttcattcaatttctttgatttctggatatttacatttattttttataaaattaatcttactttttaatattttattcgtaatgtgtaatttgtatgtttttaatatttaagtgaacttctcattaaatttttattttttgagtgaGATAATCTCATCTTTAGATGCAGAACTCATcttttttagtattttcaactgttttattttattttttgtactaAATTACATGATTTGGCTAAATAATAGCCATCTTTAGTCTAAAATAAGATAATTTAATGAGGttatatagtatatattaatGACAATAttgcattaatttattttactataacTAATTGTCAAGTTAAAACTTGTGCAAAGTTTagtttttaaacaaaatttgtaaaaattgataaatcaaataaaaagaaaaagaatgttATCCAATTGTGAgttaataaaaaagttaaaaatgagaaaccaaaagacatttgaattttacaaCTTAAATTGCTCAGTTGAGATCAAAAAACCACCAGCCAATTACAAATAATTATACTgtcatataattttttgatcATTCGCATCGCTTTTCGTTATATTTTGGTGGATTCTTGGCTGATTTTTATTTGCTCATTGGTTTCTCTTTCATTAATTTTTGGTAgctgatttaaaataaatataaattttttatttaatttaaaaattaaaatatattaaattttatgaacaATTACTgttgttttataataaaaaggaGGAGCgattatggaaaaaaaattaaactcacgACTATAGCAAGTGATGtccaacaattaatataatatttaagttACTCGTTTATGTGAATTACTACTACTAAAGGATGTCAACGAAGCAACATATGCTTGATCAATATGCATAGATATTGTACTcattaaacaatcaaaatttTAACATTATAAACTTAGACTTTgattgtttaaaattaaaatatattatgaaaGATATTTATGTTCAATgaatgtaaattaatttttttataaaattatataagacGTTCGATAAAATACCTTAAGAGGCAATTTGAATCTAATTTGATGTTTTGAATACACGTTTAAGTTTCTCGTTGAATCTCTCTAAAATCTCTTCGtaatagtttaaaataaaatattttaaacggtacattttgattaataattagTTGATAGTTGGTTGATTATAACTGTTCTTTAACTTTCGTTATTTTTTATTAGCTCATTAGTTGCTTTTTAGTTGATTATCAATAGatcattattaattattagtggTTCATTGGTAGCTTGTTTGTTGCTTTTTAATTGCTCTTCGTCTtgttgtattttattttcattttagttGCTTGTTTTATTGAGGATTTAGTTTTTACAATTATAATCTTATAACaaatattaatttcatttattaaatATGATTATCTACAATATAACTTACTTTTTGTTATAATGTATGAAtatggataatttttttatttgcataatacaaaaaaactaattagagataggtgtaaaaaaattaaaattctttcAATGAAGACAATTTTATGTAGCAAATGTAAGGTGTACGAATATAATAAGAAAACATCTCGAAATGACGCAAGAaccttatttataattttataattgtatCAAAATTATAAGTCGAGTAACTTCTTGTAAcgtctttttaaatttatacaatAACATGAcattattattcaaatattatagtaactaaaaaaattttatattttaatttgtatttattgACTTATAATTTTTAGGTAGATCGTTGTAGAATTTTAGTTGCTCATTAGTTTCTTTTAGGTAACTCGTTAGCAGCTTGTTAGAAACATTCTACTAGCTAGTTGTTTTTAGGTAACTCGTTACTAGCTTGTTAGCAGCATTCTAATCGTTAGTTACTTTAAATAGCTCATTAGTagctattaaaatatttaagaaacATGCATTGTCAAAGTATTTTTATATCAACtctaaaataaatgattttcatcaaatatgaaattttaaaaaaaagttatgatTCACcattattcaaaaatataaattcatgaTAATATATTGTTGATAGTAAAAAATAGGAATATtggcaaaacaaatcccaacattttattttttagcgaGATAAgtctaatgtttaaaatattacgaaacaaatcataatctttttaatttttgtattttgtagCCTCATCAAGAATTCCGTCCATTTTGTCAACTTTTTTAGGTTGCATACttcaaaaatgtgaaaaggctggcattttatttgcaaaagtttaaaacgttggaATTAAATATGCCAATAATATAGCTGCCACGTATGCAAATAGTGGCCGAAAAATTGTTGGAGCTACAAAATGAAAGAACTAAAAAggttgagatttgtttcgtaacgttttaaatgttaggtttaaatcgctaaaaaggtgaaacgttaggatttatttgctAATCCCCCTAAAAAATACTACACATACTAActtcaaaagtaaaaacattatgatgaaagtaattttaaaaattttaatttaaaaaattaaaattaaaataactagtgtataaatataaaagataagtgtctaaattaaaaaaaaatcaaaagaaaaaagataataaaatttaactacAAAGGACAAgtgtctaaattaaaaaaaaattgctcaTTAAATACAAATATCTAAAATTAGATAAGAAATGTCCAAGTGAAaaggaaattaaataaaaacatatcaaGTGTTTAGTTGAGAAAAACATGTGTATAATGATAAAATCTAATTATTAACATGAATCATATAACATTTAcgaatatatattaatttttatatttatcatgCTAATAAACAATAGctaaattgaattataaaaattggaatataaaataagataaaatcaaataaataagatCAAATAATAGAATTGagcaattataaaaataaaaagattagtataaaaaatagtgtgataatattaaaacaaataaaaaaaacatatataatgataaacttaatataataaaagatatTGTATGTAATATcgttacaaataaaaacatacatGTATGGATACACCTGTGGAAACAAGCACGTGGAAGGCCACAATATAAAAAAgaagtaaatttaaaaatgaaatgtcAAAAAGGAGCACGCTTGATATTGTTTCTTTTGATGAGGTACATATGCAAAGATAATAGTTTTAAGGGTATAGGGTGTGATTTCCTCTTACTTATTTGTACTCTCTTTAACGGCAAGTGAGATACACTTGCCAAATTCCGTTCACAAAAGGGTCTCAATATGGCAAAAATGACAAGTACAGGGACTATAGCGCGACAAACTTTGGCACAAGAACCTCTCAAACAAAAAAGGTATAGTACAGGGGCCTCCACATGAGTTTTgccataattaattaaatgtgaCATGTGTAAAAGCCATGTCAAAAATTTTAACCACGTCTGCGCTAGTTGCATGCGCGTTCTAGGatttaaatagaacaaaaataataataatttaaaggtCCATTAGAATATGAAATTAGTTTAGAAGTCTCCGAGAACAAAAGGATTAGAGACCAAATGATATATTAATCCATGATATTAAGCACATCAAATTATTATGGAACCTTTCACATTCTTCATATTTCATAACTTGAAtcttgtttaaaaataaaacgaaTTGTTACCTTACTTTTAATTATTCAAACAATTAGGAATTTTTGTTAGATTTGATACCTAATTATTAACGAACGTAAAAGTAagataccaaatcgttaataaaattgaaaatagagtactaaattattaataaaattaaaagtgagatattaaattgtttgaaaatgaatattaaattgtTCCAGGAATAGCAGAAGCTCATAATTATTaacgaaattaaaattaaggtgatatattatttaatttttaaataaaaaatattaaattgtaaattatggCAGACTTGAGGTAATTTGTTCTATAATTGAAAAATGTGTAAATTTCTCCTAAGTGGAATTGTTCAAATGTAAAAAGCAAAGAATATGATGGTCATCGTGATGAAACAATCAAAGGAAGGTCGAAATTTGCATGCACAAGCAGAAGGCAGGCGAAGTTATTAGATAGGAAATAAAAGCAAAATCAAAGCGAAAAACAAGAAAATGGGCGGTGGTTTGATAATATCAGATTTTGTGATTTCTTTCATGTGGGTATGGTCCGGTGCTGTAATCAAGATGTTTGTGAATGGTGTTCTGGGGATGGGACATGAACCCAGTGGCGAGGTGGTAAAGTATATTCTGTCTGTGATAAACATGTTTGTGTTCGCCTGGTTGGGTAAGATGGGTGCTTACAATCCCCTCACTGTTTTATCTTCTGCCATTTCTGCTGATTCCAATCGCTTTCTTCTCACTCTTGGGGCTAGAATTCCTGCCCAGGTCAGCTGCTCTTTTCCCCCTATTTATTCCTATGTGTTTGATGAAGCTGGTTGTATAAATATCTTAAATTCAATCTGTGAATTTTGTTCTGTacgtatttgattttaaaattgttatagGATGATTCGCAGTGGCAACTTTGTGGATGCTTTTTGGTGTTCATAGTGATGATGGTACTGCTGGTGTTAAATTACATGTATCATGAAGGTTGAAAAGAATCATTATTAGCTTCAACCATTTTGTAGATTCTCAATCTAGTAGAACTACGATTTTAGCATTCATTATTACCATCTTGTGCTACGGAATGCACTTATGCACACACATATTCGGGAGATAATCATTTATATAGACTCTAGTAATGAATACAAGTTATGTAACTCTCTTGGCACGGTCAAGCTTTTGAATTACGATCATGTAACAGTCACGAATTATGGTATGGATAGGGATTGTGTGCTGACCAGGTTCTCTGACCGAAACAATCTGTTCTATTAAGATTCCACTATGCACAAACTTCCCGTATCTGATAGATGGAATGCATGAAATTTTATTGATGTTCTAGCTTATTGGAGAAATTGGCCATATTGTAAAAATTAGACTTTGTCCTGCAATTATGTTATAGAAATGTTATTTCAACTATTGATGATTTTAGGTAGGCTTAGATAAACGGTCATGAATATGAAAGACCGACAGCATATCGGACCTGCGCAGAATGTTTAGCGTATTAAAAATGTAGAAGAAAAGTGATCCTTTTTGTACCTGACTGCAACTTATATTTGGAATATAATGAGTCGAGTCTTTTCTTCTATAATGATTAAATAACGACGAATGCTTACAGGTGGAAAGCTTACTGCTATAGAATTATTCTGAAGAGAAAGTGGCCTTAGTAAAAGAATTGGCATTGTAGAAAGCTTATAACTTcagtttatattaatttaggaAAAATGTTCTCTTGAAACAATTTGATGATATTGCTGAAAAAGTTACCTCCTTATTTTGAAGTTTTGGAAATACTTGTTACTTATATATCATGTCATTTGCTTTTATTCTTCTCCAGATAATTGGATCTATCACTGGAGTTAGGCTCATTCTTCAGACCTTCCCTGAAATAGGATTTGGGCCACGTCTGAATGTTGACATTCATCGAGGAGCACTCACAGAAGGGCTGCTGACATTCGCTATCGTTACCATCTCTCTTGGGCTGTCACGAAAAATCCCTGGAAGTTTTTTTATGAAGACTTGGATCACCAGCGTCTCGAAATTAGCTCTTCACATACTTGGTTCTGATCTAACTGGCGGTTGTATGAACCCGGCCTCTGTAAGTATTGACTACACTGATTAATTTCCAATGTGAATTTAGGGAAAACATCAACTGAaactttataaattttgtaGGTGATGGGATGGGCTTATGCCCGTGGGGATCATATAACTAAGGAGCACATACTTGTATATTGGCTTGCTCCAATAGAAGCAACTCTTCTAGCAGTATGGATTTTTAAGCTGGTAGTTGGACCTCTAACACAAGAAAACAAGGAAATGCCGAAAAGGAAATCAGAttgaatttcatttttctttccgtgtcttcattttttttaagcTTATGCTAGGCATAGTGAAGGAATTAATTGATTCATCAGTGTGGATTTTGCTGTTTATTGCATGAAAACATCTTTCTAGTCATAACTCCTTCCCTCTCCCTCTTTCCTTGAGCATTGATACCTTTTACAAATATAACAAATTTTACAGGTATGTAATATAGTATTATAATAAATCTTACACATACTGAAAATTAAGGGCGGTTCAAGTTCCGTCAATCAGGTTCACGACGGATTGGGGTTTTCTGATCTTAACTCAGAATGCGTATTAGTACGTGTTAAGGGCCGTAAGATGTTGTTGAGTAGCATTGAGGGTGGGAAGTTTGACTCTAGGGGAGTCAACAGAAGATGTGCGAGGGCAGAAAACAATCCAGACACTCTCATCTTTTGCATCAGTTTCTAAAGTGTACAGAACCTCTCCAGCAGCATACCCCCCAAGAAGTTGATACGATCTCTCAGATTGGTCCATTATGGCTTCACATAAATCATCACTGCCTGCAGATCTTTTATTCATTCCATGACAACATACATAATCATATATGGTGAAGTAGGTTTGATGAAAAGTAATTGCACTTACAAGCAGCGAGTTCAATCTGAGTTTGATATATGAATTGGAGAAGAGCAGAAATTTCCTGTTCAAACTGATGAAATGGTCCActcttaaaatccaattttctAAGCTTACACACTCCTTCTCCCAACTCCATCATTGCTCCTTTATGGTTCTGCATGCATATTTGTCGTTGTGTTTAATGAGTGAGAGCAATGGTTGCAAGTGTGGTTATATGAATGATACCTGGTTGAAGAGATGATGAAAGGCTACGGCGCATTGGAGAATAGCATGAAGAAGTGTTCTGGTAGGGTCTTGTGCTTCTGTCCAAAGAGCTTCAAGAAAGTCATGGCACTTGTAGTACTCCCTCCTGTTAAACAGAGCAACTGCTTCATCAAAGCTGAAACCATCTGCTTCTCCGTCTTCATATTCACGATTATATCGATATGAGAGGCGAAAGCCACAGTCAGTCGTTTGTTGTTGCCGTTTCTGCTGCTGAGATGCAGCAGAATGAGGAAATATGGCTGTTGGTGATGATAACTTGTTCTGAGGTGAAGTGAATAATAGTAATGACGACAATGGAAGACGAACTGCCATTTCTGATAATTTTGAGATAAATGTtctgttttgtttgaattttcaTCTCATTGTTTTGTGTGGTGGAGGCTAATTATCTTCAAGCAGTGGTCAACATGAGAGCTGTAATTGATAACATTGGCTTTTTATTTCTTCTGATTAAGAACACTACCACCCGTTCGCTTCCTCAAGGCAAAAATGATACTCAAAGTTGAGCTAAAATCTTGTTTACAAAAGAGTTTATGAGAATGGTGGTATTCATGATAGTTAAAAAGTGAAGATATTAAGGCTAAatgaattaattttgtttagtcATCTCACAAGAAGTTCAATCAATGAGAAGAAAATAGCATTTTGCATAAACATGTAAAAGGTTACAGAGAAATCAATGATCTGAAGCAACACTGTTGATACAATTGTTTGATAATGTGATATTACATAGAAGATGAAGAGAATATTAGTAAACAAGACGGGGTTCGAATTCTGCAAAATCGACGGATCCAGATTCTATGGGTGGCATGAGATAGGCAGCCAAGATTTCAGAAAGCAATGCAGCAACCAGTGGGATCCTCTTGAAGTTCTTTACAAATGAATTATCTTCACTCTGCCCAACTGCAATCAGCTTCTGGTTAATCTCCACCATCCGGTCCAGCTTCCTCTTGAACTCTGGGTTCTCAACATCCAGCACAGCAGGAAATATTCTAGCCGTTGTTCGGTTGGTCTGCATCAACATAATTTCATAAGAAAATTGAAGCCAAGTTCACAAGTAATAATAGTAGAACACAATTTAGAGTACCTCTATAATAACATGCATATCATACTCCTTGGTATTCAATCCGATGCCTTCGTAGAAAGCAGTTCGCTGGCAATCGTTAAGGTACATGGTGACATACACCTGCAGTTGCATAATATTAATAATGTATGCGGGATAAGCAAGCAGAAGAAATGGGGGAGGCAATGTTACTTACGGATAAGCAGAAGAAACGAGACCACAACTTAGCCTTCCAATCGTTGAGGAACTGAGGCTGAGCCTTCATCAAAGCAGAGAAGAAATCGCCGTGCCTGTTCTCATCTTGGCACCAATTCTCAAAGTACTTGAAGATGGGATAGCATTGGTACTCAGGATTGGCCTTGAGATGTCTGTAGATGGAGATGTATCTCCAGTATCCAATTTTCTCGGACAAGTAAGTGGCGTAGAAAATGAACTTAGGCTTGAAGAAGGTGTATTTGCGAGCCTTTGTCAAGAATCCCAAGTCCAAAGCGAGATTGAAATCGGAGAGACCCTTGTTTAAGAACCTGGGGATGCCATAAATAAAGCAATGTATGTTAAGAGGCATGTTCAGTAGTAAAAAGAAAGGGAACGAAAGAAACATACCCAGCATGCCTGGCTTCATCCCTGGACATTAAAGAGAAAATCTCGGCCACAACGGGATTGGTTTTCTTGAGCCTCCTTCCGAGCTCCTTGTAGAGAAGGAAGCCGGAGAACTCGGCAGTGCAAGACCTCTCCAAGAACTCGACAAAGATACCCCTCAAAGGGCCCTCCATCTTATCAGCTGCTTCCTTGAACTCCTTGTTCCTGACAAAGTGTTTCTGGTTGTAGTCCGTCTTGAACTCTTCGAGCAGCGCCTCAAACTCGCTCTCGTTCAGGTTCTTGTTGATTTGGGAGTTGAAAAGAGTCTCCATTTCGTCGAAATCAGTGGTGTAGAATCTGGGTGCCAGCAGGGTTTCTTTGATGGCACCTTTCTTGCTGGATTTTGCTGCTGACATTTGAATGCTCCTTGGTTTCCAGTGAGCCGTCCTTTTGGGGTTACCAAACTGACGAGTGCTGCTCAGCTTTGACATGGGTTTCACAAGCGCCATCTCTGCTGCCATTTTCAACTCCCAACCACAACTAAACAAACTCAAGGATACCATTTTTCTCTTATAATTCACTCAATCTCATCCAACTCATAATGCCTATTTCACACGTGGCGACTTTTTATAGGTCTGTGTTGATTGCTTTGATATCTGATAATGCCATTTTGGACTATGCCTTTCCTATCCCTAATTTTGGACCTCTTATTACTAAACTTCCTAAATTTTGATTTCCATCCACAAATTCCCTAAttttgatttctattttttcttattggaagcctacaaatattaaaaaaatatatacttggTAAAAGCTTTTTgacattaatatatttttaaaaatttgagcgTGTTTAGATCATATTTGTTATTCTCCCGAAAATGAGAGGGGCTGATATTTTAACAAGTAAGGCGCTTCAACTTTCAATTCCTTTAAGATttaatagtatatataaaaaaaactgaagATGCAATTGAACAAGTTTGTTTATAGAGAAAAGATTGAAACAATAAATTGAAGTTAAAAATGAACATTGGTAGCAAATTGTTGAAAAATCTTCCTAATTTTATCAACTCATCTGTCTTGAGATTATGAAATGTAAAACAACAAGAGACTTCCTTGTGTTTTTACATTATTACATTtacattttcaaattttaatcaaCTTCTTCTCCCAACACAATCTTCCAACCTCTGCACTCAACTGAGGAGAGAGGCTTCTATTCAAACCTGCACATGATCAAGTAAAAAACTATGAGCATAACCGATGGTCTATAGAATCCTAAAAGTTTCGTATCGATAAATGGATACTTTAAATCTCATCCGTCATATGTTACATATTTCAGCGTTTTTCATAATCAACTGCAAAGAATCATCCTTCAAATGTACCAAGTCTAATGATGCATATTTTGTCCAACCCCGTCGCCTTAATGGAACAAACAAACCAACAGATGGGATTTACTTCTTCAACATATTATGCAGGTGATATACAATGATGCAGAAAGCACAAAACAAAATCCTATATGTTCTATTCTGCTCCTTCATTTGGACTGCTATAACTATTCTATAATAAAACTAGTTCAGCATTTCTCAAGGATCAGATTTTAGCCAACACACACAAATAACTGTATTTGGAAGAAAAGCATGAATAAAAACCTCTATGCTTGAAGGAATGATTCCGTCATTTCTTGTGAATTACGATTGTTTCTTGATTTCCTCTACTGAGTTAGTCTCCTCTCCAGCACTTGAATTGATAGAATCTCGCACGCCATCTTCTGCTGCACAACTTTCTGGAGATTCTCTCACGTCAGCTGCAGCATTTCCTCTTATTTTATCTTCAAGACTTGACATTTGAACAGGATCTTCCATCCCGTCTCCAGCAGTAGAGCATTCCACATATCCCCTCGAGCTCAACACAGATTCTACCACACCATCATCCCCGGTAGTTGAACCTTGTACAGGTTCTCTCACTTCATCTTTAACAACAGAGATTTGCAACAACATTTTTGCATCTTGTTCATTGGGTAAGAATGGATCAGAAGAAGGCATTCCTTCTTCCTGTTTTGTCTTTAAATTATCCTCCGAGTCATCATCATAATCCAAGTTTCGTAGAATTTCTGGAAGCGAATAATTCTTTTCTTCTGCATGCTTAGCTCCCATTTCAATGTCAATTT
This window of the Mercurialis annua linkage group LG5, ddMerAnnu1.2, whole genome shotgun sequence genome carries:
- the LOC126680397 gene encoding probable aquaporin SIP2-1, with translation MGGGLIISDFVISFMWVWSGAVIKMFVNGVLGMGHEPSGEVVKYILSVINMFVFAWLGKMGAYNPLTVLSSAISADSNRFLLTLGARIPAQIIGSITGVRLILQTFPEIGFGPRLNVDIHRGALTEGLLTFAIVTISLGLSRKIPGSFFMKTWITSVSKLALHILGSDLTGGCMNPASVMGWAYARGDHITKEHILVYWLAPIEATLLAVWIFKLVVGPLTQENKEMPKRKSD
- the LOC126680395 gene encoding uncharacterized protein LOC126680395, coding for MAVRLPLSSLLLFTSPQNKLSSPTAIFPHSAASQQQKRQQQTTDCGFRLSYRYNREYEDGEADGFSFDEAVALFNRREYYKCHDFLEALWTEAQDPTRTLLHAILQCAVAFHHLFNQNHKGAMMELGEGVCKLRKLDFKSGPFHQFEQEISALLQFIYQTQIELAACSDDLCEAIMDQSERSYQLLGGYAAGEVLYTLETDAKDESVWIVFCPRTSSVDSPRVKLPTLNATQQHLTALNTY
- the LOC126680394 gene encoding magnesium-protoporphyrin IX monomethyl ester [oxidative] cyclase, chloroplastic; amino-acid sequence: MAAEMALVKPMSKLSSTRQFGNPKRTAHWKPRSIQMSAAKSSKKGAIKETLLAPRFYTTDFDEMETLFNSQINKNLNESEFEALLEEFKTDYNQKHFVRNKEFKEAADKMEGPLRGIFVEFLERSCTAEFSGFLLYKELGRRLKKTNPVVAEIFSLMSRDEARHAGFLNKGLSDFNLALDLGFLTKARKYTFFKPKFIFYATYLSEKIGYWRYISIYRHLKANPEYQCYPIFKYFENWCQDENRHGDFFSALMKAQPQFLNDWKAKLWSRFFCLSVYVTMYLNDCQRTAFYEGIGLNTKEYDMHVIIETNRTTARIFPAVLDVENPEFKRKLDRMVEINQKLIAVGQSEDNSFVKNFKRIPLVAALLSEILAAYLMPPIESGSVDFAEFEPRLVY